A single region of the Streptomyces sp. NBC_01262 genome encodes:
- a CDS encoding glycosyltransferase family 2 protein, with the protein MTAETSWREVMPLGIAGIFVWTLWLYRAVLSRFAKPVVNNYRTTVSVVVPAYREDADILVDCLDTWLAQNPTEVIIVPDVEDEEVLHRLAQVQDPRVRVLAFEHRGKRSALGVGIRAATSELVVLVDSDTRWEPGLLAAVQMPFVDPTVGGVGTQQNVYQRRTSVWRRVADWLVNLRYYDYVPAMGRAGAVACLSGRTAAYRRAAIEPVLENLENEFFLGRRCVAGDDGRLTWLVLASGYKTVHQSSARAMSMFPSSFRAFVKQRVRWSRNSYRCYLTALYKGWLWRVPLVTKITVLQILLTPVTMGMALGYLVFSRLELTGRGVVLVLIWLLLGRGIRGYSHLRRHPQEVWLLPLLALVVIMISLPIKLFAFVTMNKQGWLTRTSSSIGGEGQNSASLGGVTRTATASWPEVHQS; encoded by the coding sequence GTGACCGCCGAGACGTCATGGCGCGAGGTGATGCCGCTGGGTATCGCCGGCATCTTCGTCTGGACGCTGTGGCTCTATCGGGCGGTGCTGTCCCGATTTGCCAAGCCCGTGGTGAACAACTACCGGACCACGGTGTCGGTGGTGGTTCCGGCGTACCGCGAGGACGCGGACATCCTGGTGGACTGCCTGGACACCTGGTTGGCGCAGAATCCCACGGAGGTCATCATCGTGCCGGACGTGGAGGACGAGGAGGTCCTGCACAGGCTGGCGCAGGTACAGGATCCCCGGGTTCGGGTGCTGGCGTTCGAGCACCGCGGCAAGCGGTCGGCGCTGGGTGTGGGTATCCGCGCCGCGACGAGCGAACTCGTGGTGCTGGTGGACTCGGACACCCGCTGGGAGCCGGGCCTGCTGGCCGCCGTCCAGATGCCGTTCGTCGACCCCACGGTCGGCGGCGTCGGCACCCAGCAGAACGTCTACCAGCGTCGGACCAGCGTCTGGCGGCGCGTCGCCGACTGGCTGGTCAACCTTCGCTACTACGACTACGTCCCGGCGATGGGCCGCGCGGGTGCCGTGGCCTGTCTGTCCGGTCGTACGGCCGCCTATCGGCGGGCCGCGATCGAGCCCGTACTGGAGAACCTGGAGAACGAGTTCTTCCTGGGCCGGCGCTGCGTCGCCGGCGACGACGGACGGCTGACCTGGCTGGTGCTGGCATCCGGTTACAAGACCGTGCACCAGTCCTCCGCGCGGGCGATGTCGATGTTCCCTTCCTCGTTCCGCGCCTTCGTCAAGCAGCGGGTGCGCTGGAGCCGGAACTCCTACCGTTGCTATCTGACCGCTCTGTACAAGGGCTGGCTCTGGCGGGTCCCCCTGGTCACCAAGATCACCGTTCTGCAGATCCTGCTGACGCCGGTGACGATGGGCATGGCGCTCGGCTATCTGGTCTTCAGCCGCCTGGAACTGACCGGCCGCGGCGTGGTCCTCGTGTTGATCTGGCTGCTCCTGGGACGCGGCATCCGTGGATACTCCCATCTGCGCAGACATCCGCAGGAGGTGTGGTTGCTGCCGTTGCTGGCCCTCGTTGTCATCATGATCTCGTTGCCGATCAAGCTGTTCGCCTTCGTCACCATGAACAAGCAGGGCTGGCTGACCCGCACCAGCAGCAGCATCGGCGGCGAGGGACAGAACTCGGCGTCCCTCGGCGGCGTGACGCGGACCGCCACGGCCTCGTGGCCGGAGGTGCACCAGTCATGA